A genomic segment from Enterococcus gilvus ATCC BAA-350 encodes:
- a CDS encoding ParA family protein, whose product MALKLSVSANKGGVGKTLISINLIGAIRKSFPSARILAVDTDAQGNLTKSFRVKVGKEQNTIYDVFMGQAKVEETIVPTYDTQIDVLPANSDNNFLEFDKMEEFRDNILEWFVSLVKKSKDNLKAISSVAGLKKILNKSIDPSSNYFNALEGYFDSVEDNYDFIIFDTPPELKQVTSSVLTISDVVIIPYEPDMNGVDGVVHLISRVNTLKEKFNPSLRIGGVLGNKVYNTNVHAKMINAMMKYTNRNGYHYFDTELPRSIKFADKLIRSGMPITMSFPDNPFAQHFYKLLDEMNRIGLLSAKGETLDIPHNLFKESEVEE is encoded by the coding sequence ATGGCGTTGAAACTTAGTGTTTCGGCAAATAAAGGTGGCGTTGGTAAAACGCTCATTTCAATAAATTTAATTGGAGCTATTCGAAAGTCTTTTCCGAGTGCTAGAATACTTGCGGTTGATACTGATGCGCAAGGGAATCTAACAAAGTCTTTTAGAGTTAAGGTAGGCAAAGAACAAAATACAATTTATGATGTGTTTATGGGTCAAGCTAAGGTTGAAGAAACTATTGTTCCAACCTATGACACACAAATAGATGTGCTGCCGGCAAACTCTGATAATAATTTTTTAGAGTTTGATAAGATGGAAGAGTTTAGAGATAACATCCTCGAATGGTTTGTATCATTAGTAAAAAAATCAAAAGACAATTTAAAGGCAATATCTAGTGTCGCCGGACTAAAAAAAATCCTAAACAAATCTATAGATCCTAGTTCAAACTATTTCAATGCTCTAGAAGGTTACTTTGATAGTGTTGAGGATAACTACGATTTTATTATCTTTGATACACCACCAGAATTGAAACAAGTAACATCATCAGTTTTGACAATATCTGATGTTGTGATTATCCCTTATGAACCTGATATGAACGGTGTTGATGGAGTGGTTCATTTGATTTCTAGAGTGAATACTTTAAAGGAGAAATTCAATCCCAGCTTGAGAATTGGCGGTGTTTTAGGGAATAAAGTATACAATACGAATGTTCATGCTAAAATGATCAACGCTATGATGAAATATACGAATAGAAATGGATACCACTATTTTGATACTGAGTTACCACGCTCTATTAAATTTGCAGATAAACTTATCAGGAGTGGTATGCCAATTACTATGAGCTTCCCAGATAATCCATTTGCACAACATTTCTATAAGCTACTTGATGAAATGAATCGGA